The Pirellulales bacterium genome includes a window with the following:
- a CDS encoding putative Ig domain-containing protein, translated as MPASPKSRTPAPRRKRGLGPELFVLAGAGVLVLLMLGGLAFYWSTGGFDLLEVAALERQTLTEGTAWSLDLPVQSRGIPAGELQFSLLEGPIGLVIDERTGRLSWTPPEEAGPGEYPVRVRAAGHRRRAEARILLQVDEHNTPPVLDPVESISIEQGQPVRIHLAAHDPDLPQQKLAFDLLESASDEAAISTRSGDFVWRTKRAEPDNIYDFVVRVRDSLDAESEPVRFSITVTPRKPVADAPAPQPTETMPDEPLPVVDEPVTELPRVAAASDSPLVAGLRKLFDEHRLLARKPKDYAAVRRLFAEQFANEQAESMRLAFGDERDAIDKWLNQHGDFKEELYTALRSDWDDVPEALNLVANLWKNFPQAMEPYGELVIATATVWDRKTAGIIDSQEHIRRAQATAPPEPMGALANFRYLVDTEDLMEGRIRYLPWEFLVHVVNHTTPLADRQWALANYLNQRVGIGKCYHDCPYDMLMLKTDSRQARMNNQVYTLQNLRQLGGVCSLQADYAARVAKSLGVPAADVSGQGRTGQYHAWVMWVELASVTPQAIKFELKSHGRYRGDNYYIGTLTDPRTGEPITDRELEMQLHSAGTSPLAHRHADLLMRAYPMLVRRDPPLEPVQQLDYLEKVLEIDPWNEAAWLEAARLARSLRGEPQYSKAIRRVLDGLFTTFAAFPDFTWKVFEDLTSYAEDEKLRRNMYEQLLNMYVAAQRPDLAADAGLKLADLLAADNQQAAAVQGLSGIVLAFPTEGQFVPKLVDRIELLCDKLPDTGPKLARFYDALLPKVPRQRLDEPSEYCMALLRKAIACYERQGEAERAAAARAELQRLESAAAPN; from the coding sequence TTGCCTGCGTCGCCCAAGTCGAGGACGCCCGCGCCGCGGCGCAAGCGCGGCCTGGGGCCCGAGTTGTTCGTGCTCGCGGGTGCCGGGGTGCTGGTCCTGTTGATGCTCGGTGGACTGGCCTTCTATTGGAGCACCGGCGGTTTCGACCTGCTCGAAGTGGCAGCGCTCGAGCGGCAGACGCTGACCGAAGGCACGGCCTGGTCGCTCGATCTGCCGGTGCAGAGCCGGGGTATTCCCGCCGGCGAGTTGCAGTTCAGCTTGCTCGAAGGCCCGATCGGCCTGGTGATTGACGAACGTACGGGTCGATTGAGTTGGACGCCGCCCGAGGAGGCAGGGCCGGGAGAATATCCGGTGCGCGTGCGCGCGGCGGGGCACCGGCGCCGCGCCGAGGCTCGAATCCTGCTGCAGGTCGACGAGCACAACACCCCGCCGGTGCTCGACCCGGTCGAGTCGATCTCGATCGAGCAAGGTCAGCCGGTGCGAATCCACCTCGCGGCGCACGATCCGGATTTGCCGCAGCAGAAATTGGCCTTCGACTTGCTCGAAAGCGCCAGCGACGAAGCGGCGATTTCGACGCGTAGCGGCGACTTTGTCTGGCGCACGAAACGGGCCGAGCCCGACAATATTTACGATTTTGTCGTCCGCGTGCGCGACAGCCTCGACGCGGAGAGCGAGCCGGTGCGGTTTTCGATCACCGTGACGCCGCGCAAGCCGGTCGCCGACGCGCCGGCGCCGCAGCCGACCGAGACCATGCCCGACGAGCCGCTCCCCGTGGTCGACGAGCCGGTGACTGAGCTGCCGCGCGTGGCCGCCGCGAGCGACTCGCCGCTGGTGGCGGGCCTGCGCAAGTTGTTCGACGAGCATCGGCTGTTGGCGCGCAAGCCGAAAGACTACGCGGCCGTGCGGCGGCTGTTTGCCGAGCAGTTTGCCAACGAACAAGCCGAATCCATGCGGCTGGCCTTTGGCGACGAGCGCGACGCGATCGACAAATGGCTCAATCAGCACGGCGACTTCAAGGAGGAGCTGTATACGGCGCTGCGTTCGGATTGGGACGACGTGCCCGAGGCGCTGAATCTCGTGGCCAACCTGTGGAAGAACTTTCCCCAGGCAATGGAGCCGTACGGCGAGTTGGTGATTGCCACGGCGACAGTCTGGGACCGCAAGACGGCGGGCATCATCGATTCTCAGGAACACATCCGCCGCGCACAGGCCACGGCGCCGCCCGAGCCGATGGGCGCGCTTGCGAACTTTCGCTACCTGGTCGATACCGAAGACCTGATGGAGGGGCGCATTCGCTACCTGCCCTGGGAATTCCTGGTGCACGTCGTGAATCACACCACGCCCCTGGCCGACCGCCAATGGGCCCTGGCGAACTATTTGAATCAGCGCGTCGGCATCGGCAAGTGCTACCACGATTGCCCCTACGACATGCTCATGCTCAAGACCGATTCGCGCCAGGCGCGGATGAACAACCAGGTTTACACGCTGCAGAATCTTCGCCAGTTGGGTGGCGTGTGTTCGCTGCAGGCGGACTACGCCGCACGGGTGGCGAAGTCCCTGGGTGTGCCCGCCGCCGACGTCAGCGGCCAGGGGCGCACGGGCCAGTATCACGCCTGGGTCATGTGGGTCGAGCTGGCCAGCGTCACGCCGCAAGCGATCAAGTTCGAGCTCAAGTCGCACGGCCGCTACCGGGGCGACAATTACTACATCGGCACGTTGACCGACCCGCGCACCGGCGAACCGATCACCGATCGCGAACTCGAGATGCAGCTGCACAGCGCCGGCACGAGCCCGTTGGCTCATCGACATGCCGATCTCCTGATGCGGGCCTATCCGATGTTGGTGCGGCGCGATCCGCCGCTCGAACCGGTGCAGCAGCTCGACTACCTGGAAAAGGTGCTCGAGATCGACCCCTGGAACGAGGCGGCCTGGCTCGAGGCGGCCCGGCTCGCGCGGTCCCTCCGCGGCGAACCGCAATACTCCAAGGCGATCCGCCGCGTGCTCGACGGGCTGTTTACGACCTTCGCGGCGTTTCCCGATTTCACCTGGAAGGTGTTTGAAGACCTGACGTCGTACGCCGAAGACGAAAAGCTGCGACGGAACATGTATGAGCAGCTCTTGAACATGTACGTCGCAGCGCAGCGGCCCGATCTGGCCGCCGACGCGGGCCTGAAGCTCGCCGACTTGCTGGCCGCAGACAACCAGCAGGCCGCGGCCGTGCAGGGGTTGAGCGGCATCGTGCTGGCATTTCCGACCGAAGGTCAGTTCGTGCCTAAGCTGGTCGACCGCATCGAGCTGCTTTGCGACAAGCTGCCGGATACGGGCCCGAAGCTGGCCCGATTTTACGACGCGCTGCTACCGAAGGTTCCCCGGCAACGGCTCGACGAGCCGAGCGAGTATTGCATGGCCCTACTGCGCAAGGCCATCGCCTGTTACGAGCGCCAAGGCGAAGCCGAGCGTGCCGCCGCGGCCCGGGCCGAGCTCCAGCGGCTCGAGAGCGCCGCTGCGCCGAACTAG
- a CDS encoding ABC transporter permease, producing MATYLLRRFLIGLLTLFLITFLIYGLIRAMPGSPITLMNEDPSRALKQEDIDRMKAFFGLDQPWYVAYWSWLTKVAQFDLGTSISQKQPVATLIRGRLWPTLLLSISSLLLTYLLSIPLGLVATVRSGRWDERVTSTLLYTLYSFPAFVAALLLQMYLAVRLDWFPLFGMQSDQYAELSTWGKFQDLAWHAALPITCYTYGSLAYYSRFIRSNMHEVIRQDYIRTARAKGVGPVRVVLHHAFRNTLIPLVTLIGLTLPGLLSGSIILEQIFGWPGMGRLFFEAILMRDYPTIMAETLIFAVLTLAGQMLADVLYAAVDPRVSFS from the coding sequence ATGGCTACCTATCTGCTGCGCCGCTTCCTGATCGGACTGCTCACGCTGTTTCTGATCACGTTCCTGATCTATGGGCTGATCCGCGCGATGCCCGGCTCGCCGATCACGCTGATGAACGAGGACCCGAGCCGCGCGCTGAAGCAGGAAGACATCGACCGGATGAAGGCCTTTTTCGGCCTCGATCAACCCTGGTACGTCGCCTACTGGAGCTGGCTGACCAAGGTGGCCCAATTCGATCTGGGCACCTCGATCTCGCAAAAGCAGCCCGTGGCGACGCTGATCCGCGGGCGCTTGTGGCCGACGTTGCTGTTGTCGATTTCCTCCCTGCTGCTCACCTATTTGTTGTCGATCCCCTTGGGGCTCGTCGCCACGGTGCGCTCCGGCCGTTGGGACGAGCGCGTCACCAGCACCCTGCTATACACGCTCTATTCGTTTCCGGCGTTCGTGGCCGCGCTGCTACTGCAGATGTATCTCGCCGTGCGGCTCGATTGGTTCCCGCTGTTCGGCATGCAAAGCGATCAATACGCCGAGCTGAGCACTTGGGGTAAGTTCCAGGATCTGGCCTGGCACGCGGCCTTGCCGATCACCTGCTACACATATGGCAGCCTCGCCTACTACAGCCGGTTCATCCGCTCGAACATGCACGAGGTAATTCGCCAGGACTACATCCGTACGGCCCGGGCCAAAGGCGTCGGGCCGGTGCGCGTCGTGTTGCACCATGCCTTTCGCAACACGCTGATCCCGTTAGTAACGCTGATTGGACTGACTCTGCCCGGTCTGCTCTCGGGCAGCATCATCCTCGAGCAGATCTTCGGTTGGCCGGGCATGGGCCGGCTGTTCTTCGAAGCGATCCTGATGCGCGACTATCCGACGATCATGGCCGAGACGTTGATCTTTGCCGTGCTCACGCTCGCCGGGCAGATGCTGGCCGACGTGTTGTATGCCGCGGTCGATCCGAGGGTCAGCTTCTCGTGA
- a CDS encoding ABC transporter permease, with the protein MVALAYVLFLVVLAAGAPLIAGTKPIVCYYKGRLYFPCLGYFNTAWENPVFQRDRFRRVYPQSLKTKDPDSWAVWPLFYQDPYRRVRDGEWPDRPGNPASGPPNQWNFFGTDPNSYDVFAQMVHGTTIALLVGFVSVGIAAAIGMVVGALSGYLGGWVDMLFSRLTEVVLCVPSLVLILALVAVIEKPTIWHTMVILGCTRWTDIARLTRGEFLRLRESDFVTAARAIGVGEMRIMFRYILPNALAPVLVPITFGIAGAILIESSLSFLGFGAPPPNPSWGTLLNYGRTNLQHWWLIVFPGTAIFLAVLAYNLIGEGLQEATDPRLRGNGN; encoded by the coding sequence ATGGTCGCGCTGGCCTACGTGCTGTTTCTTGTGGTCCTGGCCGCCGGCGCGCCGCTGATCGCCGGCACCAAGCCGATCGTGTGCTACTACAAAGGCCGCCTCTATTTTCCCTGCCTCGGCTACTTCAACACGGCCTGGGAAAACCCGGTCTTTCAACGCGACCGGTTTCGCCGCGTATATCCGCAGAGTCTCAAGACCAAGGACCCTGACAGTTGGGCCGTTTGGCCGCTGTTCTACCAGGACCCGTACCGTCGGGTCCGCGACGGCGAATGGCCCGATCGTCCCGGCAATCCAGCCAGCGGTCCGCCCAACCAATGGAATTTCTTCGGCACCGATCCGAACAGCTACGACGTCTTTGCTCAGATGGTCCACGGCACCACGATCGCGCTGCTGGTCGGCTTTGTCTCGGTGGGCATTGCCGCGGCCATCGGCATGGTCGTCGGCGCGCTGTCGGGCTACCTGGGCGGCTGGGTCGACATGCTCTTCAGCCGGCTTACCGAAGTCGTGCTGTGCGTGCCGTCGCTGGTACTGATCCTGGCGCTCGTGGCGGTGATCGAAAAGCCGACCATCTGGCACACGATGGTCATCCTGGGCTGCACGCGCTGGACCGACATTGCCCGGCTCACGCGCGGCGAGTTTCTGCGGCTGCGCGAGAGCGATTTCGTCACCGCGGCCCGGGCCATCGGCGTCGGCGAAATGCGGATCATGTTCCGTTACATCCTGCCCAATGCGCTGGCGCCGGTGCTGGTGCCCATCACGTTCGGAATTGCCGGCGCGATCCTGATCGAGAGCTCGTTGAGCTTTCTCGGCTTCGGCGCACCGCCGCCGAATCCGAGCTGGGGGACGCTGCTCAACTACGGCCGCACCAACCTGCAGCACTGGTGGTTGATCGTCTTTCCCGGCACGGCCATCTTCCTGGCCGTGTTGGCCTACAACCTGATCGGCGAAGGCTTGCAGGAAGCCACGGACCCGCGCCTGCGCGGCAACGGCAATTGA
- a CDS encoding sigma-70 family RNA polymerase sigma factor, with amino-acid sequence MATTTKGMNSAVLEDREKTVSDEELLLRYRSRADRRAFEELVHRYEQELYSYLRRYLDDPVMAEDAFQATFLQVHLKCDQFEEGRRFRPWLYTIATNQAIDAQRRNRRHRMVSLDRPNSAGDDRDASSLVELLENRDSSPSDSLEATERRNWIRQAVAALPEPLRAAVNLIYYQGLKYREAAEVLAIPVGTVKSRLHTAIYKLNDSWTRDHEAGPHSAGEQQTDAR; translated from the coding sequence ATGGCCACCACGACGAAAGGTATGAACTCCGCGGTCCTCGAGGACCGTGAGAAAACGGTCTCGGACGAGGAGCTGCTGCTGCGTTACCGTAGCCGGGCAGACCGCCGAGCCTTTGAGGAGTTGGTCCACCGTTACGAGCAGGAGTTGTACAGCTACCTGCGGCGTTACCTGGACGACCCCGTGATGGCCGAGGACGCGTTTCAGGCGACCTTTTTACAGGTGCACTTGAAGTGCGATCAGTTCGAGGAAGGGCGACGGTTTCGGCCGTGGCTATATACGATCGCCACCAATCAGGCGATCGATGCCCAGCGCCGCAACCGCCGCCACCGGATGGTGAGCCTGGACCGACCGAACAGCGCAGGCGACGATCGCGACGCCAGTTCGCTGGTCGAGTTGCTGGAGAATCGCGACTCGAGCCCGTCGGACAGTCTCGAAGCCACCGAACGCCGCAATTGGATCCGGCAGGCCGTGGCCGCCTTGCCCGAGCCGTTGCGAGCGGCAGTCAACTTGATTTACTACCAAGGCCTCAAGTATCGCGAAGCGGCCGAAGTGCTGGCGATTCCCGTAGGGACCGTAAAGAGCCGCCTGCACACCGCGATTTACAAACTGAACGACTCGTGGACCCGCGATCATGAAGCGGGTCCGCACAGCGCCGGAGAACAGCAGACCGATGCGAGATGA
- a CDS encoding peptide ABC transporter substrate-binding protein: MGRIGTRNIAAAPLLVLALLPLAGCGSSEPDRRATTAQAPQATAPDAPPPATLDDLKELLPPADAAPPQLVDPEHVPPLAELDAKAGWRDQPVLDLLAEMRKLQATETPLATVAEALALRNVSKEDNAKILSALGRLPASDAEANFDATINRHLLGDVKSNNPLLINSREEFDVQGLISAGLMGFDWNMNPCASKDSVVSWQTSADGMMDKIVMRNDLFWSDGVPMTAHDVAFSFRTILDPEIPIPAVRAGTDKIHHVHAYDDYTLVYFHKDALATNVWNINFPILPKHIYESTIPEDKSLVSSARHIELENNPVVAGPYRIASRKLQQEIVLERREEYYLRDGKPIREKPYFKTIRFRIIPDRSTALLAMNKGDIDELELLPDQWQSQTGGNDFYRLNTKASAIEWTFFFFGWNLKRPYFDDALTRRAMSYAFDYKVLFERLLYGLTEPCTGIFYKDSWMAPKQPTGPYYQDLDKAEELLAAAGWADHDNDGVLDKLVDGKPLRFEFTLLVRNEDLRIKICNLLRENLDQLGIVCNVRPLEATTLQQLTFDKQFDAYYGGWGTGADPDTSENIWGTGQERNFVSYSNPLVDQLFVAARKQFDRDKRGLLYGRLHELIYADQPYTFLYYQSAFYGFSKQLRGYRFSPRGPYHYGPGFGSIWKGRE, encoded by the coding sequence ATGGGTCGGATCGGGACGAGAAACATTGCCGCCGCGCCGCTGCTTGTGCTAGCACTGCTCCCCTTGGCCGGTTGCGGTAGCAGCGAGCCAGACCGACGGGCCACCACGGCGCAGGCGCCCCAGGCGACTGCGCCGGATGCCCCGCCGCCGGCCACGCTGGACGATCTCAAAGAGCTGCTGCCGCCGGCCGACGCAGCCCCGCCGCAATTGGTCGATCCGGAACACGTACCCCCCTTGGCGGAGCTTGACGCCAAGGCCGGGTGGCGCGACCAGCCGGTGCTCGACCTGCTCGCCGAGATGCGCAAGCTGCAGGCCACGGAAACACCGCTGGCCACCGTGGCCGAGGCGCTGGCCTTGCGCAACGTCTCGAAGGAAGACAACGCCAAGATTCTCAGCGCGCTGGGCCGGCTGCCGGCCAGCGACGCGGAGGCGAATTTCGACGCCACGATCAACCGCCATCTGCTGGGCGACGTCAAGTCGAACAATCCGTTGTTGATCAACTCGCGCGAGGAGTTCGACGTCCAGGGCCTGATCTCGGCCGGCTTGATGGGCTTCGACTGGAACATGAATCCCTGCGCTTCGAAAGACTCGGTCGTCAGTTGGCAGACCAGCGCGGACGGGATGATGGACAAGATCGTGATGCGCAACGATTTGTTCTGGTCCGACGGCGTGCCGATGACCGCCCACGACGTGGCCTTTTCTTTTCGCACGATCCTCGATCCGGAGATTCCGATCCCCGCCGTCCGCGCCGGCACCGACAAGATCCACCACGTGCACGCCTACGACGACTACACGCTGGTCTACTTCCACAAGGATGCCCTGGCCACGAACGTCTGGAATATCAACTTCCCGATCCTGCCGAAGCACATCTACGAGTCGACGATTCCCGAGGACAAGTCGCTCGTCAGTAGCGCGCGGCACATCGAGCTCGAAAACAACCCGGTCGTGGCCGGGCCCTACCGGATCGCCTCGCGCAAGTTGCAGCAAGAGATCGTGCTGGAGCGGCGCGAGGAATACTACCTGCGCGACGGCAAACCGATTCGCGAGAAGCCGTATTTCAAGACCATTCGCTTTCGCATTATTCCCGACCGCAGCACGGCGCTGCTGGCGATGAACAAGGGCGACATCGACGAGCTGGAACTGCTGCCCGATCAGTGGCAGTCGCAGACCGGGGGTAACGATTTTTACCGGCTCAACACCAAGGCCTCGGCGATCGAGTGGACCTTCTTCTTCTTCGGCTGGAACTTGAAGCGCCCGTATTTCGACGACGCCCTGACGCGCCGGGCCATGTCCTATGCCTTCGATTACAAGGTGCTGTTCGAGCGCCTGCTCTACGGGCTCACCGAGCCGTGCACGGGCATCTTCTATAAAGACTCGTGGATGGCCCCCAAGCAGCCGACCGGGCCCTACTACCAGGACCTCGACAAGGCCGAGGAGCTGCTCGCGGCGGCCGGCTGGGCCGACCACGACAACGACGGCGTGCTCGACAAGCTGGTCGACGGCAAGCCGCTGCGGTTCGAGTTCACCTTGCTCGTGCGCAACGAAGATCTGCGGATCAAGATCTGCAACTTGCTGCGCGAGAACCTTGATCAATTGGGCATCGTCTGCAACGTGCGGCCGCTCGAGGCCACGACGCTGCAGCAATTGACCTTCGACAAGCAATTCGATGCCTACTACGGCGGCTGGGGCACCGGCGCCGATCCCGACACCTCGGAGAACATCTGGGGCACCGGCCAGGAGCGCAATTTCGTCAGCTACTCGAACCCCTTAGTCGATCAGTTGTTCGTCGCGGCTCGCAAGCAGTTCGACCGCGACAAGCGCGGCCTGCTGTACGGCCGCCTGCACGAGCTGATTTATGCCGATCAGCCGTACACGTTTTTGTACTATCAAAGCGCTTTCTACGGTTTCAGCAAACAATTACGCGGCTACCGCTTTTCGCCGCGCGGCCCGTATCACTATGGTCCCGGCTTCGGCTCGATCTGGAAGGGGCGCGAGTAG
- a CDS encoding c-type cytochrome, translated as MRRFNHRGHFPVGALFGALLASCMCGVAVAQENESGEAQWIWSPDYRGQTPPAGVVFFRKVVPIGNPETALLEITADDRYELYVNGRRIGGGNSWQKLDQYDLKPYFGGGKNVVAVRAENASPGAAGLVARLIVKRAGNTEQSFSSDNSWRSSVEEQQDWELAQFNDRSWKPAQSLGELGQAAPWGDQVRSGGTTEPAGRFTLPAEFSVQRVVHPDLTGSLVAMAFNERGEIICSRERGPLQRVSDENADGLVDTVSVYCDKMENCQGILCLNGAVFAVGDGPDGTTFCKLTDADNDGVAETVKTLLKFRGGMGEHGPHAPILGPDGLIYLVIGNHSGAEVEPAASSPHYGWFEGDLVQPKYEDAGGHAVGVKAPGGVVIRTDIDGSFVETYCGGFRNAYDIVFNRQGELFTYDSDMEWDVGLPWYRPTRVNHCIPGAEFGWRSGWSKWPDYYYDSLGAVVDVGRGSPTGVECYNHYMFPVRYHNALFIADWSMGRILAVKMKPSGGTYRATSEVFLTGRPLNVTDLGVGPDGWLYFTTGGRNTEGGIYRIVWKGEVPPRPEQQGVMLAIDQPQLNAAWGRNKIAKLKLELGDQWSPELAAVADDPRQPPEARIRAMDLMQLIGPPPAPRFLIKLAQDANPEVRAKSAYLLGIHFSDETRGQLVSLLDDPDAAVRRIACESLVRSGQGAPVDKLLQLIAEPNRYVSWAARRALERMPTNDWRSRVLDSPNNRVFFQGSLALLILNADRPTCDQILERCTELLRTELSDADFLDLLRLVQVAMIKGEVTGPEVQELRALCAEEYPALEPRMNRELVRILVYTQEESFLPRAIEELQGDGPLEERIHLAGHLRFLTRGWTPEYQLALLQFYENTRDIEGGHSFKGYIDNFIRDVYAGTSDEVRQLILDRAEEMPATAMHAVADLPDVLELDQVAGLIDLDRALLNNPRSGARPLATAIIAVLGRSKHPQAMAYLRECYEQQPDRRQELAMGLAQDPGSENWPLLIRALPSLQGAAAIEVLVRLAESDVVPTEPEPIRQVILAGLRMGDDGVKQVQALLQKWSGQTPEASGDGSGGALAPWQQWFAATYPNAPPAELAKGAEGRWTMNVLLEALEGTHAQLADAKRGALVFEKSQCVKCHRFGARGEGVGPDLTNVSRRFQRKEIVESVLFPSQVISDQYSSKTLVTTDGRSFTGIIGSAGEDAVVVLQSTGDKVVINKDEIEELVPSNKSAMPEGLFNNLTLEEIADLFAYLNSPPAN; from the coding sequence ATGAGGCGCTTCAACCATCGTGGCCATTTTCCTGTCGGTGCGTTGTTCGGCGCATTGCTCGCGAGCTGCATGTGCGGCGTAGCGGTCGCGCAGGAGAACGAGTCGGGCGAGGCGCAATGGATCTGGTCGCCGGACTATCGCGGTCAGACCCCTCCGGCCGGTGTGGTGTTCTTTCGTAAGGTCGTGCCGATCGGCAATCCTGAAACGGCGTTGCTGGAGATCACGGCCGACGATCGCTACGAGCTGTACGTCAACGGACGGCGCATCGGTGGCGGCAATAGTTGGCAGAAGCTCGACCAGTACGACCTGAAACCCTATTTCGGGGGTGGCAAGAACGTCGTCGCCGTGCGGGCCGAAAACGCCAGCCCCGGCGCGGCGGGCCTCGTGGCCCGATTGATCGTCAAACGGGCCGGCAACACCGAACAGTCGTTCTCCAGCGACAACTCCTGGCGTTCGAGCGTCGAAGAGCAGCAAGATTGGGAACTCGCACAGTTCAACGACCGCTCGTGGAAGCCGGCGCAGTCGCTGGGTGAGCTCGGCCAGGCAGCGCCCTGGGGCGACCAGGTGCGCTCCGGCGGGACGACCGAGCCGGCCGGGCGCTTCACGCTGCCGGCCGAATTCAGCGTGCAGCGCGTGGTCCACCCGGACCTGACCGGCTCGCTCGTAGCGATGGCCTTTAACGAGCGGGGTGAGATCATCTGTTCGCGCGAGCGTGGCCCCCTGCAGCGCGTCTCGGACGAAAATGCCGATGGCCTGGTCGACACAGTCAGTGTCTATTGCGACAAGATGGAGAACTGCCAGGGCATTCTCTGTCTCAACGGCGCCGTCTTCGCCGTGGGCGATGGTCCCGACGGCACGACCTTCTGCAAATTGACCGACGCCGACAACGACGGCGTGGCCGAAACGGTCAAGACGCTGCTCAAGTTCCGCGGCGGCATGGGCGAGCACGGCCCCCACGCGCCTATTCTCGGCCCCGACGGGTTGATCTACCTGGTGATCGGCAACCATTCCGGTGCCGAGGTCGAGCCGGCCGCTTCGAGCCCGCACTACGGCTGGTTCGAAGGCGACCTGGTGCAGCCCAAGTATGAGGACGCCGGCGGGCACGCCGTGGGCGTCAAGGCTCCTGGCGGCGTGGTGATTCGCACGGACATCGACGGCAGCTTTGTCGAGACCTATTGCGGCGGGTTCCGCAACGCGTACGACATCGTGTTCAATCGCCAGGGCGAACTGTTCACCTACGACTCCGACATGGAATGGGACGTGGGCCTGCCGTGGTACCGGCCCACGCGGGTCAATCATTGCATCCCCGGCGCCGAGTTCGGCTGGCGCAGCGGTTGGTCGAAGTGGCCTGACTATTACTACGACAGCCTGGGCGCGGTGGTCGATGTCGGCCGCGGCTCGCCGACGGGTGTTGAGTGTTACAACCACTACATGTTCCCGGTGCGGTACCACAACGCCTTATTCATCGCCGACTGGTCGATGGGGCGGATCCTGGCCGTGAAGATGAAGCCGTCGGGCGGCACCTACCGCGCCACCAGCGAAGTGTTTCTCACCGGGCGCCCGCTCAACGTGACCGACCTGGGCGTGGGGCCCGACGGGTGGCTCTATTTCACGACCGGCGGCCGCAATACCGAGGGGGGCATCTACCGAATCGTCTGGAAGGGCGAAGTGCCGCCGCGGCCCGAGCAGCAGGGCGTGATGCTGGCGATCGACCAGCCGCAATTGAACGCCGCCTGGGGACGCAACAAGATCGCCAAACTCAAGCTCGAGTTGGGCGACCAGTGGAGTCCCGAGCTGGCGGCCGTGGCCGACGATCCGCGCCAACCGCCCGAGGCCCGGATTCGGGCGATGGACCTGATGCAGTTGATCGGCCCTCCGCCGGCCCCGCGGTTCTTGATCAAGCTGGCGCAAGACGCGAACCCCGAGGTCCGCGCCAAGTCAGCCTATCTGTTGGGCATTCACTTCAGTGACGAAACGCGGGGTCAACTCGTGTCCCTGCTCGACGATCCGGATGCCGCGGTCCGTCGCATAGCCTGCGAATCGCTGGTGCGCAGCGGTCAGGGCGCACCGGTCGACAAGCTCTTGCAGTTGATCGCCGAGCCCAATCGCTATGTGAGCTGGGCCGCGCGGCGGGCGCTCGAACGCATGCCGACCAACGATTGGCGCTCGCGCGTGCTCGACAGCCCAAACAACCGGGTGTTTTTTCAGGGCTCGCTGGCCCTGTTGATCTTGAACGCCGACCGCCCGACATGCGACCAGATTCTCGAACGCTGCACCGAGCTGTTGCGCACCGAACTGAGCGACGCGGACTTCCTCGATCTGTTGCGGCTGGTGCAAGTCGCGATGATCAAAGGCGAAGTCACCGGTCCGGAGGTTCAGGAGCTGCGCGCCTTGTGCGCCGAGGAATACCCGGCACTCGAGCCGCGGATGAACCGCGAGTTGGTGCGCATTCTGGTCTACACGCAGGAAGAGTCGTTCTTGCCCCGGGCCATCGAGGAATTGCAGGGCGATGGTCCGCTTGAAGAGCGCATCCACCTGGCAGGCCATTTGCGCTTTCTGACGCGCGGCTGGACGCCGGAGTATCAGCTCGCCCTGCTGCAGTTCTACGAAAACACCCGCGACATCGAGGGCGGTCACAGCTTCAAAGGCTACATCGACAATTTCATTCGCGACGTGTATGCCGGGACCTCGGACGAGGTGCGGCAATTGATTCTCGACCGGGCCGAGGAAATGCCCGCCACGGCCATGCACGCCGTGGCCGATCTGCCCGACGTGCTCGAGTTGGACCAGGTCGCCGGGCTGATCGACCTCGACCGCGCGCTGCTGAATAACCCGCGTAGCGGGGCCAGGCCGCTGGCGACCGCGATCATCGCAGTGCTCGGGCGCAGCAAGCATCCGCAGGCCATGGCCTACTTGCGCGAGTGTTACGAGCAGCAGCCCGATCGCCGGCAGGAGCTGGCCATGGGCCTGGCCCAAGACCCGGGCAGCGAGAACTGGCCGCTGTTGATTCGGGCCTTACCTTCGCTGCAGGGCGCCGCGGCCATCGAGGTGCTCGTGCGGCTGGCCGAGTCCGACGTGGTGCCGACGGAGCCGGAGCCGATCCGCCAGGTGATCCTGGCCGGGCTGCGGATGGGTGACGACGGCGTGAAACAAGTGCAGGCGCTGCTCCAGAAATGGAGCGGCCAGACTCCCGAGGCGTCGGGCGACGGATCGGGCGGCGCTTTGGCCCCCTGGCAGCAGTGGTTCGCCGCGACCTATCCCAACGCGCCGCCGGCCGAACTGGCCAAGGGCGCCGAGGGACGCTGGACGATGAACGTGCTGCTCGAGGCTCTCGAAGGCACGCATGCCCAGTTGGCCGACGCCAAGCGCGGAGCCCTGGTGTTCGAAAAGTCGCAATGCGTCAAATGCCACCGCTTTGGCGCACGCGGCGAGGGCGTCGGTCCCGACCTGACCAACGTCAGCCGCCGGTTCCAGCGCAAGGAGATCGTCGAGTCGGTGCTGTTCCCCTCGCAGGTGATCAGCGACCAGTACTCCAGCAAGACCCTGGTGACGACCGACGGCCGCAGCTTTACCGGGATCATCGGTTCGGCCGGTGAAGACGCCGTGGTCGTGCTGCAATCGACGGGCGACAAGGTCGTGATCAACAAGGACGAAATTGAAGAGCTGGTGCCGAGCAACAAGTCGGCCATGCCCGAGGGCTTGTTCAACAACCTGACGCTCGAGGAGATTGCCGACTTGTTTGCCTACTTGAATTCACCGCCGGCCAACTGA